The Deltaproteobacteria bacterium DNA window CTGGTCGTAGAGGGCCGGCTCGTAGGCGCTCACCGGGGCATCGGCATGGGCCATCAGGCGGCCCTCGCGCTTCAGTCCTTCCATGGTGACCGTGTCGGCGATCAGCAAGACGTCCGGCCGCGGGCTCCCGGCCGCGAACTCGGCCCGAAGCTTGGCCATGACCTTGGTGGTGCCATCACGAATCCACTCGACCTCGACGCCGGCGTGTTGGGCCTTGAAGGCATCGACCGTCTGCTGAGCATCGCGGTTTGGCTGGCTCGTGTAGACCACCAATTTGCCCGATACGGCCCAGGAAGGGCCTCCGAAGGCGAACAACGCCGCCAGAATGCTGGCCGCGGTAAGCAATTTTCTCATGATCGTGTCCTTTCCGGGATTCCCCTGCGCCGTTCTCATGACTGAACGCACATGCGCTCGTATTCGGCACCTTCCGGAGGTGCAGCGTGCAGGTAATCAGCCCCGGATGAAAGGCGTGTGACGTCCGGGTGAAGTGTCTGTGTCTCGCGGCACGTCTACGCCGCTTTCCGGCGGTCCATGGGCACGTAGTCGCGGATTTCCTGGCCGAGGTAGAGCTGGCGCGGGCGCGCGAGCTTCTGCTCGGGATCCACCAGCATCTCCTCCCACTGGGCGAGCCAGCCGGAGGTGCGGGCGATGGCGAACAGCACCGGGAACATGCTCACCGGGAGGCCCATGGACTGGTAGATGAGGCCGGAGTAAAAGTCCA harbors:
- a CDS encoding extracellular solute-binding protein; translated protein: MRKLLTAASILAALFAFGGPSWAVSGKLVVYTSQPNRDAQQTVDAFKAQHAGVEVEWIRDGTTKVMAKLRAEFAAGSPRPDVLLIADTVTMEGLKREGRLMAHADAPVSAYEPALYDQ